A single region of the Mercenaria mercenaria strain notata chromosome 6, MADL_Memer_1, whole genome shotgun sequence genome encodes:
- the LOC123550352 gene encoding uncharacterized protein LOC123550352: MNRLVINVLLCWIIFFRNMEKTDSRSDCGISMYLNKSRCYKCVYICGRIKNTVSQFCLNTCPNFDRHLDMPKDCHCDMLDCENSCTDPLLFQLLIVLFTVILLVLGVPLSLMMFKHFEPYKAHSGENENASKQNQGRMTQNTIPIQRIKKRYKSETTVAKCKP; encoded by the exons ATGAATAGATTGGTCATAAACGTGTTATTATGTTGGATAATATTCTTCAGGAATATGGAAAAGACAG ATTCAAGATCGGATTGTGGAATAAGTATGTATCTGAACAAGAGCAGATGTTACAAATGTGTGTACATTTGTGGACGGATCAAGAACACTGTGAGTCAGTTCTGCCTGAATACCTGCCcaa ATTTCGATCGTCACCTTGATATGCCAAAAGATTGCCACTGTGATATGTTAGATTGTGAGAACAGTTGCACGGACCCGTTGTTATTTCAGCTGTTAATCGTGTTGTTCACCGTTATATTATTGGTACTTGGTGTGCCTTTATCGTTGATGATGTTCAAACACTTTGAACCATATAAG gcACACTCTGGTGAAAATGAAAATGCATCGAAACAGAACCAGGGCCGGATGACACAAAATACCATTCCAATACAACGAATTAAGAAACGGTATAAATCTGAGACAACTGTCGCAAAGTGCAAGCCATAA
- the LOC123549823 gene encoding uncharacterized protein LOC123549823, giving the protein MVFIVFIVFIWILPSVLSQKDLHTNDQQTCEPFWAFIVWDLSETIDTFNVQRNFIFQIIKSTREDTNIRLDIMDTILSNVLDTKKNISDNWFTNIGLKIAQVKRTGLERNVIPYKHLMGAVSNFTNETVTAALELLFVVDNNSRIDKEESTLKELKKFKTFVAVRGTKPPPKFWTNIATDQHHLLELNDNIAGDIDDFLDLLCHDSKLYCNTDEYWSRNGKACKTCTFICARIPAEDPPYCLRECPYYRDRNKANDHSQGSGCNNLVPKDKLINMCFVSMWILMKQLL; this is encoded by the exons ACTTACATACTAATGATCAGCAGACATGCGAACCGTTCTGGGCTTTCATTGTCTGGGACCTCAGCGAGACAATAGACACATTTAATGTacaacgaaattttatatttcaaattataaaaagtaCACGTGAAGACACAAATATACGTTTGGACATAATGGACACCATTTTAAGCAATGTACTGGATACGAAAAAAAACATTTCGGACAACTGGTTTACAAACATCGGTTTAAAGATCGCTCAGGTTAAACGTACCGGTTTGGAACGAAATGTAATACCATATAAACATTTGATGGGAGCGGTATCAAACTTTACAAATGAAACTGTAACAGCAGCATTAGAACTGCTCTTTGTTGTGGATAACAATTCCAGGATAGATAAGGAAGAAAGTACACTGAAGGAACTGAAGAAATTCAAAACGTTTGTTGCAGTCCGTGGGACAAAGCCACCACCAAAATTCTGGACAAATATCGCCACAGATCAACATCACCTGCTTGAACTTAATGATAATATTGCTGGGGATATAGATGACTTCCTGGACCTTTTATGTCATG ATTCCAAATTGTACTGCAACACGGACGAGTACTGGTCCAGGAATGGAAAGGCATGCAAAACATGTACATTCATCTGTGCGAGGATACCTGCAGAAGATCCTCCATACTGTCTCCGGGAGTGTCCTT ATTACAGAGACAGAAACAAAGCTAATGACCATTCACAGGGCAGTGGATGTAACAATCTTGTCCCCAAAGATAAATTGATCAATATGTGTTTTGTTTCCATGTGGATATTGATGAAACAATTACTTTGA